In Sorghum bicolor cultivar BTx623 chromosome 8, Sorghum_bicolor_NCBIv3, whole genome shotgun sequence, one genomic interval encodes:
- the LOC8067150 gene encoding putative disease resistance RPP13-like protein 3: protein MCLAEVVAMCVKTFEFMDQILVTCLSSLTICCYAPNEHLPSKQEKQRVRESVCEHSTERVELSMELALGAMAGLAPKLGDLLMQEYVVQKGLKPDIVSLSRELVTMKAGLEDLSKVPPEQLTEVEKLWARHIRELSYDMEDAVDDFVLRVAGGECAADANVFKKILGKAAAAVKKVKHRRQISDKVKDIKKLSNELAGLRAKYTVRGAGADLAMSTGIDPRVLNLYKKESDLVGIEESRNKVIKMLSIGTKDDAYTHASELNLKIVSIVGVGGLGKTTLAKTVHDMLKNQFGCSAFISVGRTPSLTRTFEKMLVELDKNYKQVDMARWDIERFGNELHEFLQDKRYFIVVDDIWDVESWEAIRYALKDNNCGSRIIITTRNLEVATKAGEVYRLKHLSDGNSRILFYKRIQSQEGESLDGVSGELSSKIIDKCDGIPLAIIAIASLLVERPYEDWSIVYDSIGFGNGDNTTKILSYSYYDLPSYLKPCLLHLSILTEDSIRDRKSVIWMWIGEGFVHPGKKEGSQFEVGERYFNELVNRSLIQPMDNDFTQCFCIHDIVFDLIRKLSGIENFVTILDSSDQHASLDSLRNRKKTGMTHTDNKVRRLVVRNHHVQCFPEDTMPEVLRSFNIEDSKIEIMDQLHRFRVCRVLHLQGCYVPISLKHIGRLLHLKYLGISYIAVNELPMELGHLKSLQALVLVDIGLDELPPAVCSLTQLMCLIAEGFKRFPADRMGNLTSLEELRLETVAGRSTTEDLVVGLGKLTRLRMVKITFSEKLDESLQKALVRSLCNLRELQELVLASTGLSQQGATMWEGWEPPMQLRRLLIYGIRFSRLPGWINRSRLPRLCFLFLGVYTIEVQDLDNLASLLELSYLDLGGYSWPPGYTVGTDGFRNLRFCKVGTALKFHMGAMPRLEELQFKVYAGYWSWVEDGVPLEQFPTKEVIEDLDLGLDNLLSLEKVIVQVDCSGATAAEVQEVEAMVTRAVENHPNRPTIKMDRECEGNILSDERRVALLQQHIERHLGVLEWKDAPDAQFISYLRKYRHLQKAVNFIDCAGARMCEVEKVEAAFRRAAELHPNHPTIQLIRTNTDEMVSSSDRPDTELDDDHDDSPDNLLCKLQLRN, encoded by the exons ATGTGCTTGGCAGAGGTGGTAGCCATGTGCGTGAAGACATTTGAATTCATGGACCAGATCTTGGTAACGTGCCTCTCTAGCCTCACCATTTGTTGCTATGCACCCAACGAGCATCTACCAAGCAAGCAAGAGAAACAGAGAGtgagagagagtgtgtgtgaGCACTCCACTGAGCGGGTCGAGCTGAGCATGGAGCTCGCCTTGGGGGCCATGGCCGGCCTGGCCCCCAAGCTGGGCGACCTGCTCATGCAGGAGTACGTCGTGCAGAAGGGCCTGAAGCCGGACATCGTGTCCCTCTCCAGGGAGCTTGTGACGATGAAAGCTGGCCTGGAGGACTTGTCTAAGGTTCCACCGGAGCAGCTCACTGAGGTGGAAAAGCTTTGGGCACGCCACATCCGGGAGCTGTCGTATGACATGGAGGATGCTGTCGATGACTTTGTCCTGCGCGTGGCCGGCGGAGAGTGTGCAGCTGATGCCAACGTCTTCAAGAAGATCCTTGGCAAGGCTGCCGCTGCGGTGAAGAAGGTCAAGCATCGCCGTCAGATCTCTGACAAGGTCAAAGACATCAAGAAACTCTCCAACGAGCTGGCTGGGCTCCGTGCCAAGTACACAGTTAGAGGCGCAGGGGCTGATCTGGCCATGAGCACCGGCATCGACCCCCGTGTCCTCAATCTGTACAAGAAAGAGTCAGATCTTGTTGGCATTGAAGAGTCAAGGAACAAAGTCATCAAGATGCTGTCTATAGGGACCAAAGATGATGCTTATACTCATGCGTCTGAGCTGAACCTGAAGATAGTGTCTATAGTTGGGGTTGGAGGATTGGGTAAGACTACTCTAGCCAAAACAGTGCATGATATGCTTAAGAATCAATTCGGTTGTTCTGCTTTTATTTCGGTTGGTAGGACTCCTAGTTTGACTAGGACATTTGAGAAGATGTTAGTGGAACTCGATAAGAATTATAAGCAAGTCGACATGGCCAGATGGGATATAGAGCGATTTGGAAACGAACTGCATGAATTCTTACAGGACAAGAG GTACTTCATCGTTGTTGATGACATATGGGATGTTGAATCATGGGAAGCGATAAGATATGCCTTGAAGGACAACAATTGTGGAAGTAGAATAATCATTACTACTCGCAATTTGGAGGTTGCCACAAAAGCAGGAGAGGTTTACAGACTAAAACATCTTTCTGATGGAAActctagaatattattctacaaaaGAATACAGAGTCAGGAAGGAGAAAGTCTTGATGGTGTATCAGGTGAATTGTCTAGTAAAATCATAGATAAATGCGATGGCATACCGTTGGCTATCATTGCAATAGCTAGTTTATTGGTTGAAAGACCATATGAGGACTGGTCAATCGTGTATGATTCAATTGGTTTTGGGAATGGAGACAATACAACAAAGATATTGTCATACAGTTACTATGATCTACCTTCTTATCTGAAGCCATGTCTACTGCATCTAAGCATACTTACTGAAGACTCTATCCGTGATAGAAAGAGTGTGATTTGGATGTGGATAGGTGAAGGTTTTGTCCATCCTGGGAAAAAGGAGGGTAGCCAATTTGAAGTTGGAGAAAGATACTTCAATGAGCTTGTCAATAGAAGCTTGATACAACCAATGGACAATGATTTCACACAATGTTTCTGTATTCATGATATTGTGTTTGATCTTATCCGTAAGTTATCAGGCATTGAAAACTTTGTTACTATTTTGGACAGCAGTGATCAACATGCTTCTCTGGACAGTTTAAGAAATAGGAAGAAAACAGGCATGACTCATACGGATAACAAGGTACGCCGGCTGGTTGTCCGAAATCACCATGTGCAGTGCTTCCCTGAAGACACCATGCCAGAGGTGCTGAGGTCATTTAACATTGAAGATAGTAAGATTGAGATTATGGACCAACTTCATAGGTTTAGAGTTTGCCGTGTGCTACATTTACAGGGATGCTATGTCCCGATCAGTCTAAAGCACATAGGGAGGTTGTTGCATCTCAAGTACTTAGGTATATCTTACATAGCAGTTAATGAGCTTCCTATGGAACTTGGGCATCTAAAGTCTCTACAGGCACTAGTATTAGTCGATATTGGGCTAGACGAGCTACCACCGGCTGTATGTTCACTTACACAACTGATGTGCCTGATAGCTGAGGGGTTCAAAAGGTTCCCAGCTGACAGGATGGGGAACCTAACATCCCTAGAGGAGCTACGGTTAGAGACCGTAGCTGGTCGGAGTACCACGGAGGACCTTGTGGTAGGGCTTGGCAAGCTGACGAGGTTGAGGATGGTCAAGATCACCTTCTCCGAGAAACTAGATGAGAGCTTGCAAAAAGCTCTGGTGCGATCTCTTTGCAATCTGCGGGAGCTCCAGGAACTAGTGCTTGCTTCTACAGGATTATCCCAGCAGGGAGCCACTATGTGGGAAGGCTGGGAACCACCTATGCAGCTCCGGCGCCTCCTTATATATGGCATCCGTTTCTCGCGGCTGCCTGGGTGGATCAATCGCTCCCGCCTGCCACGCCTCTGCTTCTTATTTTTGGGTGTGTACACTATTGAAGTTCAGGACCTAGATAACCTAGCGAGCTTGCTAGAGCTGAGCTACCTCGACCTAGGTGGTTACAGCTGGCCTCCAGGGTATACTGTTGGTACGGACGGCTTCAGGAATCTGAGGTTCTGCAAAGTGGGCACAGCGCTCAAGTTTCATATGGGCGCCATGCCAAGGCTTGAAGAGCTGCAGTTTAAAGTTTATGCAGGGTATTGGAGTTGGGTAGAAGATGGCGTGCCGTTGGAGCAGTTCCCAACAAAGGAAGTAATCGAAGATCTTGACTTGGGCCTGGATAACCTCCTTTCACTTGAGAAAGTCATCGTCCAAGTGGACTGCTCGGGTGCTACTGCCGCAGAAGTGCAGGAGGTGGAGGCCATGGTCACGCGTGCAGTGGAAAATCATCCCAACCGCCCAACCATAAAAATGGATCGAGAATGTGAAGGAAACATCTTATCTGACGAACGCAGGGTGGCTCTG CTTCAGCAACACATTGAAAGACATCTCGGTGTGCTCGAGTGGAAGGATGCACCTGATGCGCAATTCATCAGCTATCTGCGGAAGTACCGACATCTTCAGAAAGCCGTTAATTTCATCGACTGTGCGGGCGCCAGGATGTGTGAGGTGGAGAAAGTGGAAGCAGCTTTTAGGCGTGCAGCCGAGCTTCATCCTAACCATCCGACTATCCAACTGATCAGAACAAACACCGATGAAATGGTCTCCTCGTCTGACCGTCCGGATACAGAG CTGGACGACGATCATGATGATTCACCAGATAATTTGCTTTGCAAACTCCAGCTCAGGAATTGA
- the LOC110429610 gene encoding protein SCARECROW-like has translation MVRKRPAPDVDLPPPRRHVTGDLSDVTAGAGAAGAPPPHLPPFSASAQLPALPTQLPTAYQFQAHAHQHQAAGVDVPAAHAQAAEVAAAAAPSTTAWVDGIIRDIIGSSGGAGVSVAQLIHNVREIIHPCNPGLASLLELRLRSLLAPADPAPLHPPLLHAAPHVAALPPAPPPPPPLHSAEKHCPPPPQQDQEPNNPPAPSQSPKAPTAEETAAAAAKERKEEPRRRQRDEEGLHLLTLLLQCAEAVNADNLDDAHRCLLEIAELATPFGTSTHRVAAYFAEAMSARLVTSCLGIYAPLPPGNPVAARLHGRGVAAAAFQVFNGISPFVKFSHFTANQAIQEAFEREDRVHIIDLDIMQGLQWPGLFHILASRPGGPPRVRLTGLGASMDALQATGKRLSDFADTLGLPFEFCAVAEKAGNVDPEKLGVTRREAVAVHWLHHSLYDVTGSDSNTLWLIQRLAPKVVTMVEQDLSQSGSFLARFVEAIHYYSALFDSLDASYGEDSPERHVVEQQLLSREIRNVLAVGGPARTGDVKFVGSWREKLAQSGFRAASLAGGAAAQASLLLGMFPSDGYTLVEENGALKLGWKDLCLLTASAWRPIHQAPCR, from the exons atggtcCGCAAGCGCCCCGCGCCCGACGTCGAcctcccgccgccgcgccgccacgTCACGGGCGACCTCTCCGACGTCACCGCCGGTGCCGGCGCTGCTGGTGCGCCCCCGCCGCACCTGCCGCCGTTCTCCGCCAGCGCGCAGCTGCCCGCGCTGCCCACCCAGCTGCCCACCGCGTACCAGTTCCAGGCGCACGCGCACCAACACCAGGCCGCGGGTGTGGACGTCCCCGCGGCGCACGCGCAGGCGGCTGaggttgcggcggcggcggcgccctccACGACGGCGTGGGTCGACGGCATCATCCGCGACATCATCGGGAGCAGCGGCGGGGCCGGGGTGTCCGTGGCGCAGCTCATCCACAACGTCCGCGAGATCATCCACCCCTGCAACCCCGGCCTCGCCTCCCTCCTCGAGCTCCGCCTCCGCTCCCTCCTCGCCCCCGCCGACCCCGCGCCGCTGCATCCACCTCTCCTGCACGCCGCTCCGCACGTCGCCGCGCTCCCTCCcgctccaccaccaccgccgccgcttcATTCCGCAGAGAAGCACTGTCCTCCTCCGCCGCAGCAGGACCAGGAGCCCAACAACCCGCCGGCGCCATCGCAATCGCCCAAGGCCCCGACGGCGGAggagaccgccgccgccgccgccaaggaGCGGAAGGAGGAGCCGCGGCGTCGGCAGCGGGACGAGGAAGGGCTCCACCTGCTCACCCTCCTGCTGCAGTGCGCGGAGGCCGTGAACGCGGACAACCTCGACGACGCGCACCGGTGCCTGCTGGAGATCGCGGAGCTGGCCACGCCGTTCGGCACCTCGACGCACCGCGTGGCGGCCTACTTCGCGGAGGCCATGTCGGCGCGCCTCGTGACCTCCTGCCTGGGCATCTacgcgccgctgccgccgggGAACCCCGTGGCGGCGCGCCTGCACGGCCGCGGCGTCGCCGCGGCGGCGTTCCAGGTGTTCAACGGCATCAGCCCCTTCGTCAAGTTCTCGCACTTCACCGCCAACCAGGCCATCCAGGAGGCGTTCGAGCGGGAGGACCGCGTGCACATCATCGACCTCGACATCATGCAGGGGCTGCAATGGCCGGGGCTCTTCCACATCCTCGCCTCCCGCCCCGGCGgcccgcccagggtcaggctcACCGGCCTCGGCGCGTCCATGGACGCGCTCCAGGCAACGGGGAAACGCCTCTCCGACTTCGCCGACACGCTCGGCTTGCCCTTCGAGTTCTGCGCCGTCGCTGAGAAGGCCGGCAATGTTGACCCGGAGAAGCTCGGCGTCACGCGGCGTGAGGCCGTCGCCGTCCACTGGCTCCACCACTCGCTCTACGACGTCACCGGCTCCGACTCCAACACGCTCTGGCTTATCCAAAG GCTGGCCCCGAAGGTGGTGACAATGGTGGAGCAGGACCTGAGCCAGTCAGGGTCCTTCCTGGCGCGGTTCGTGGAGGCGATCCACTACTACTCGGCGCTGTTCGACTCGCTGGACGCGAGCTACGGCGAGGACAGCCCCGAGCGGCACGTCGTGGAGCAGCAGCTGCTGTCGCGGGAGATCCGCAACGTGCTCGCCGTCGGCgggcccgcccgcacgggcgaCGTCAAGTTCGTCGGCAGCTGGCGGGAGAAGCTGGCGCAGTCCGGGTTCCGCGCCGCCtcgctcgccggcggcgccgccgcgcaGGCGTCGCTGCTGCTCGGCATGTTCCCCTCCGATGGGTACACGCTCGTGGAGGAGAACGGCGCGCTCAAGCTCGGGTGGAAGGATCTCTGCTTGCTCACCGCCTCAGCTTGGCGCCCTATTCATCAGGCACCGTGCCGTTGA